A section of the Clostridium sp. TW13 genome encodes:
- a CDS encoding NUDIX domain-containing protein yields MILLKEISQKDIGISNGDVDIAYRLRKAARAMVVNKDNRIAILNVTKDKYHKLPGGGFEGDEDVEEALRREVMEEVGAEIEIQDEVGCTIEYRDEFKLLQISYCYIARIVGELVPVSFTELEISDGFQLQWYSIEEAIEIMESDQPQSYVGKFIHARDIIFLKEAQKIFKSSH; encoded by the coding sequence ATGATTTTATTAAAAGAAATATCACAAAAAGACATCGGAATTAGTAATGGAGATGTAGATATTGCATATAGGCTAAGAAAAGCTGCTAGGGCAATGGTTGTTAATAAAGATAATCGAATTGCTATATTAAATGTTACAAAAGATAAGTATCACAAATTGCCTGGAGGAGGCTTCGAGGGTGATGAAGATGTAGAAGAAGCTTTGAGAAGAGAAGTCATGGAAGAAGTAGGAGCAGAAATTGAAATTCAAGATGAAGTGGGCTGTACAATTGAATATCGTGATGAATTTAAGCTACTTCAAATTTCATATTGCTATATTGCAAGAATTGTTGGAGAATTAGTTCCAGTTAGTTTCACTGAACTTGAAATTAGTGATGGGTTTCAACTTCAATGGTACTCAATTGAAGAGGCAATCGAGATTATGGAAAGTGATCAACCACAAAGTTATGTGGGAAAGTTTATCCATGCTAGAGATATTATATTTTTAAAGGAAGCACAGAAAATATTCAAGTCATCACATTAA
- a CDS encoding methyl-accepting chemotaxis protein — protein sequence MLKNMKILHKVTLLSAILLLFGAIIGGAGYYFTQQSHSNMSTMYNQDVKAINLTDDIRIQTRTCQMNLLRLILSNGNQEEQKAYIKEIDSKSKGIGDVINNYKKLKLDNTQKQNVETMEANLTQFVSVCEKIKEMASTGKTKTEEIYAYYSQNDKTLDSIRSGANALLKDHVKKADASYVKVDNTYKISITILLSILGVAVILGAILTFIIVKPITFSLKKATEHLGVLATGDFSQEIQPALLKSKDEVGVMLRATDKMQQSIKEVLSSVINESSNIEKMVYDVGNHVSQLNLQIEDVSATTEQLSSGMEETAASTEDMNNTAVEIESAIEGISKKAENSAVASNEISHRANEIKSNAIVSQKNADEVYLATNKNLRDAIEKSKSVEQIKTLSESILEITSQTNMLALNAAIEAARAGEAGRGFAVVADQIRSLAEDSKNTVTEIQDVTQIVLDSVENLAASSREILEFIDKQVQRDYKSMVETGEKYNEDANDIYNLSNDFSLATRQIKEFIDNISKQLSGITLATNEGAEGTSNIALKTSGIAERVSSIDSETACIKDSVDNLSGLVTKFKI from the coding sequence ATGCTAAAGAACATGAAAATCTTACACAAGGTCACATTATTGTCTGCTATTTTATTATTATTTGGAGCTATTATTGGTGGTGCAGGTTATTATTTTACACAACAGTCACATAGTAATATGTCAACAATGTACAATCAAGATGTAAAGGCTATCAATTTAACTGATGACATAAGAATTCAAACAAGAACGTGTCAAATGAATTTATTAAGATTAATACTTAGTAATGGAAATCAAGAAGAGCAAAAGGCATATATAAAGGAAATAGATTCTAAGTCTAAAGGAATAGGCGATGTTATTAACAATTATAAAAAATTGAAATTAGATAATACTCAAAAGCAAAATGTGGAAACAATGGAAGCGAATCTAACTCAATTTGTAAGTGTGTGCGAAAAAATAAAGGAAATGGCTTCTACAGGTAAAACTAAAACTGAAGAAATATATGCATATTATTCGCAAAATGACAAGACATTAGATAGCATTCGTTCAGGGGCTAATGCATTATTAAAAGATCATGTGAAAAAAGCTGATGCCTCATATGTTAAAGTAGATAATACATATAAAATATCAATAACAATACTTTTAAGTATTTTAGGAGTGGCTGTTATTTTAGGTGCAATTCTTACTTTCATAATTGTAAAACCAATTACTTTCTCTTTAAAGAAGGCTACAGAACATTTAGGAGTTCTTGCTACAGGTGATTTTAGCCAAGAAATTCAACCAGCTTTATTAAAGAGTAAAGATGAGGTTGGTGTTATGTTAAGAGCTACTGATAAAATGCAACAGTCTATAAAAGAAGTATTAAGTTCAGTAATTAATGAGTCATCAAATATTGAAAAAATGGTTTATGATGTTGGTAATCATGTTTCACAGTTAAATCTTCAAATTGAAGATGTATCAGCTACAACTGAACAACTTTCATCAGGGATGGAGGAAACAGCAGCTTCTACTGAGGACATGAATAATACAGCAGTAGAAATAGAAAGTGCAATTGAAGGAATTTCTAAGAAAGCTGAAAACAGTGCAGTAGCTTCAAATGAAATTAGTCATAGAGCTAATGAAATAAAATCTAATGCAATTGTATCTCAAAAGAATGCAGATGAAGTATATTTAGCAACAAACAAGAATTTAAGAGATGCAATAGAAAAATCGAAATCAGTAGAGCAAATAAAAACTTTATCTGAATCAATACTAGAGATAACATCTCAAACTAATATGCTTGCATTAAATGCAGCTATAGAAGCAGCAAGAGCAGGAGAAGCTGGTAGAGGTTTTGCTGTAGTAGCAGATCAAATTAGAAGCTTGGCTGAAGATTCAAAAAATACTGTAACTGAAATTCAAGATGTAACTCAGATAGTACTAGATTCTGTAGAAAATTTAGCAGCAAGCTCTCGTGAAATATTAGAATTTATTGATAAACAAGTACAGAGAGACTATAAATCAATGGTTGAGACTGGTGAAAAATACAATGAAGATGCAAATGATATATATAATTTATCAAATGACTTTAGCTTAGCTACCAGACAAATAAAAGAATTTATTGACAATATTTCAAAACAACTGTCTGGAATTACTTTAGCAACTAATGAAGGAGCAGAAGGAACATCTAATATTGCATTAAAGACAAGCGGTATAGCAGAGAGAGTTAGTAGCATAGATAGTGAAACAGCATGCATTAAGGATAGTGTTGATAATCTATCTGGACTTGTAACTAAATTTAAAATATAA
- a CDS encoding undecaprenyl diphosphate synthase family protein, whose product MKEYKRLPQHIGIIPDGNRRWAQCNGLNKQDGYDYGINPGLELFKECLRLGIKELTFYGFTQDNTKRPAIQTKAFQKACVDSVLKLLDYDCNILVVGNTNSPLFPKELIPYTKRTTIGKGLINVNFLINYGWDWDLNHAFVDEHITEKGHFIDKIASSQISRMDLIIRWGNRRRLSGFLPVQSIYADFYVLDQMWPDFKIEHLHEALEWYQVQDVTLGG is encoded by the coding sequence ATGAAGGAATACAAAAGATTGCCCCAACATATTGGAATTATCCCAGATGGCAATAGAAGATGGGCTCAGTGCAATGGTTTAAATAAACAAGATGGATATGATTATGGCATTAATCCAGGACTGGAGCTTTTTAAAGAATGCCTTAGATTAGGAATAAAGGAACTTACATTTTATGGATTTACTCAGGATAATACAAAACGGCCAGCTATACAGACTAAAGCATTCCAAAAAGCTTGTGTAGATTCTGTACTTAAGCTTTTGGATTATGATTGCAATATACTTGTAGTGGGAAACACAAATTCACCTTTATTCCCAAAAGAATTGATTCCATATACCAAAAGAACAACTATAGGTAAGGGACTTATTAATGTAAACTTCTTAATTAACTATGGGTGGGATTGGGACTTAAATCATGCATTTGTTGATGAGCATATAACAGAAAAAGGACATTTTATTGATAAGATTGCCTCTTCTCAAATATCAAGAATGGATTTGATTATCAGATGGGGAAATAGACGAAGATTAAGTGGATTTCTCCCAGTACAATCGATTTATGCAGATTTTTATGTACTAGATCAAATGTGGCCTGATTTCAAGATAGAGCATTTGCATGAAGCATTAGAATGGTACCAAGTTCAAGATGTTACTCTGGGTGGTTAA
- a CDS encoding vWA domain-containing protein, producing MNNSIDVCISFDTTGSMYPCLTQVRRSIKGIVSRLFKDIPNLRISIIAHGDYCDVGNAYVISIKDFSSDEGELIDFVNNVKPTYGGDAPECYELVLNQARTKLSWQSGVSKVLIIVGDDVPHGPNYPSNTNKIDWRNELGLLLESGINVYGIHAMPGIRKHSKPFYEEIAEKTGGFYLTLDQFSNITELIMAICYKQDGQDSLESFERELKLNGRMNYNIKTSIQKLSNLVIDEYASEDGLMPVIEGRFQLLKVDKDQSIKEFILEQGISFKAGRGFYELNKSEKVGLNKEILLYEKETGKIFNGPQVRQILGLSPQENVRGVNERLKPVVLDKYKVFIQSTSYNRKLIGNTCLLYEVEDWDR from the coding sequence ATGAATAATAGTATAGATGTATGCATCAGCTTTGATACCACTGGCTCTATGTATCCATGTCTAACTCAGGTTAGAAGATCAATCAAAGGAATAGTAAGTAGATTATTTAAAGATATTCCCAATCTTAGAATTTCTATAATAGCTCATGGAGATTATTGTGATGTGGGTAATGCATATGTAATAAGTATTAAGGATTTTTCTAGTGATGAAGGAGAATTGATTGATTTTGTTAATAATGTAAAACCTACCTATGGTGGAGATGCTCCAGAATGTTATGAATTAGTGCTAAATCAAGCTAGAACAAAATTGTCCTGGCAATCAGGAGTATCAAAAGTTTTAATTATAGTTGGTGATGATGTGCCACATGGCCCTAATTATCCATCAAATACAAATAAAATTGATTGGAGAAATGAATTAGGCTTGCTATTAGAAAGTGGCATTAATGTGTATGGTATACATGCTATGCCTGGTATAAGAAAACATTCCAAACCATTTTATGAAGAAATAGCTGAAAAAACAGGTGGATTCTATTTGACCCTAGATCAATTTTCTAATATTACAGAGTTGATTATGGCTATTTGTTATAAACAAGATGGACAAGATAGTTTGGAATCATTTGAGAGAGAACTTAAATTGAATGGGAGGATGAACTACAATATAAAGACATCCATACAGAAACTAAGTAATTTAGTTATTGATGAGTATGCTAGTGAAGATGGGTTAATGCCAGTGATAGAAGGAAGATTTCAGCTATTAAAAGTTGATAAAGATCAAAGTATAAAAGAATTTATATTAGAACAAGGAATATCATTTAAGGCAGGAAGAGGGTTTTATGAACTTAATAAAAGTGAAAAGGTAGGACTTAATAAGGAAATACTTCTATATGAAAAGGAAACAGGCAAGATCTTTAATGGACCTCAAGTTAGACAAATCTTAGGACTAAGTCCTCAGGAGAATGTTAGGGGAGTAAATGAGAGATTAAAACCTGTAGTATTAGATAAATATAAAGTATTTATTCAGTCAACTTCATATAATAGAAAGCTTATAGGCAATACATGTCTACTTTATGAGGTAGAAGATTGGGATAGATAG
- a CDS encoding NUDIX hydrolase, translating into MGYVKDLRAIIGTRPVNLVASTVIVTNHQNQILLQKRTEPYGSWGLPGGQIELGESTESAGKREVFEETGLIIDDLHLIDVFSGNADSHIQLKNGDEYYVVLVAYYTNNYKGTLKADGLETLECNFFSIDDIPTNTLKRHKDVIHRYLEIIKTYK; encoded by the coding sequence ATGGGGTATGTAAAAGATTTAAGAGCAATTATTGGTACAAGACCTGTAAACTTAGTTGCTTCAACAGTTATAGTTACAAATCACCAAAATCAAATATTATTGCAAAAAAGAACTGAACCTTATGGTTCATGGGGACTACCAGGTGGACAAATTGAACTTGGTGAATCTACTGAAAGTGCTGGAAAAAGGGAAGTTTTTGAAGAAACCGGACTAATAATTGATGACCTGCACTTAATTGACGTTTTCTCAGGTAACGCTGATAGCCATATACAACTAAAAAATGGCGATGAATATTATGTTGTACTTGTTGCTTATTATACTAATAATTACAAAGGTACTCTAAAAGCAGATGGTCTTGAAACACTAGAGTGTAATTTCTTCAGCATAGATGATATTCCAACCAATACATTAAAAAGACATAAGGATGTTATCCACAGATATTTAGAAATTATCAAAACCTATAAATAA
- a CDS encoding methyl-accepting chemotaxis protein: MSTETSIKYDVKKAHLLNIFIVVLLSIFLTIVSFISTSVGMTSLAESVVVWIILALIYFVHINDNIKAIIYAAVPLAISGSMFFMNGASQVGNNVLMIVSIAMIALYFNNKLVAIYQVLVNLLLIVQYVTYGSRLLIDNNGNIWTLIYVLICVNSILCLLFFLTKWGRALVDAAVAKEKVSMELSEKLNVSMEQIKTSINVVNSTIDDFDRDIDSSKEAISNLNIAIQEMASGVSEQSGSLSSINEKMQFASKNIVQNTEISNKVKNEAKNVTEKVTVGSANIEEMNSQMDIIYKAVNTSYITVNELQSSIVEINNFLAGITDIAEQTNMLALNAAIEAARAGEQGKGFAVVADEVRMLAEQSSTTVEDINNIINKINEKTKVAVDEVKLGDEAVEVGKQLISKVSESFVLFQKSFEMTNRLMEEAASISEETSSEFMQMLEKIHSVAEISATQAATIEEISATVENTHNDINMISNSVNEIKTLSNDLEKMAQ; encoded by the coding sequence ATGAGCACTGAAACCTCAATAAAGTATGATGTGAAAAAAGCACATTTATTAAACATTTTTATAGTAGTTTTACTATCAATATTTCTTACTATAGTATCGTTTATAAGCACGTCTGTAGGAATGACTTCGCTGGCGGAAAGTGTAGTTGTCTGGATTATTTTAGCTTTAATTTATTTTGTACATATAAATGATAATATTAAAGCAATCATTTATGCAGCTGTTCCCTTAGCCATATCAGGTTCTATGTTTTTTATGAATGGAGCTAGTCAAGTTGGCAACAATGTTTTGATGATAGTATCAATAGCTATGATAGCATTATATTTCAATAATAAGTTAGTAGCTATATATCAGGTATTGGTTAATCTATTATTAATTGTACAGTATGTGACATATGGATCAAGATTACTAATTGATAACAATGGGAACATTTGGACACTAATTTATGTTTTAATTTGTGTAAACAGTATATTATGCTTGCTATTTTTTCTTACAAAATGGGGAAGAGCATTGGTTGATGCAGCAGTTGCAAAAGAGAAGGTTTCAATGGAGCTTTCAGAAAAATTAAATGTTTCAATGGAACAAATAAAGACAAGCATCAATGTTGTAAATTCAACAATAGATGATTTTGATAGAGATATAGATTCTTCAAAAGAAGCAATTTCAAATTTAAATATAGCTATTCAAGAAATGGCAAGTGGTGTGAGTGAACAATCTGGAAGCTTAAGTAGCATTAATGAAAAGATGCAATTTGCATCAAAGAATATTGTTCAGAATACAGAAATATCAAACAAAGTTAAGAATGAAGCAAAAAATGTTACAGAAAAAGTGACTGTAGGTTCAGCTAATATAGAAGAAATGAATTCTCAGATGGACATAATATATAAAGCAGTTAACACTTCTTATATTACAGTTAATGAATTGCAGAGCAGTATAGTTGAAATAAATAATTTCCTTGCAGGAATAACAGATATAGCAGAGCAGACTAACATGCTTGCACTAAATGCTGCTATAGAAGCTGCTAGAGCTGGTGAACAAGGAAAAGGATTTGCAGTAGTTGCTGATGAAGTTAGAATGTTAGCAGAACAAAGTTCAACTACAGTAGAAGATATAAACAATATTATTAATAAGATAAATGAAAAGACTAAAGTAGCTGTAGATGAAGTTAAACTTGGAGATGAGGCAGTTGAAGTTGGAAAGCAGCTTATTTCTAAGGTAAGTGAAAGTTTTGTGCTATTTCAAAAGAGTTTTGAAATGACAAATAGATTGATGGAGGAAGCCGCAAGCATTAGTGAAGAAACTTCATCAGAATTCATGCAAATGCTAGAAAAAATTCATTCTGTTGCAGAAATATCAGCAACACAAGCGGCAACTATAGAAGAAATTTCTGCTACAGTAGAAAATACACATAATGATATTAATATGATAAGTAACTCTGTTAATGAAATTAAAACATTAAGTAATGATTTGGAGAAGATGGCTCAGTAA
- a CDS encoding YwqG family protein, protein MSEFNDLSKENTDDIINTVAFKNFMENYTRTTSCPSIKLKAERKTTTVYNSKLGGTPYLPPDFEYPCNTDKDSDSEPLKLLAQLNFEELPKLNGFPSKGILQFYAACDDLYGANFDDWTEQTSFRVVYHKDIIKEESLLQTYSMDEAQNEEYFPFESEFLLTGELTSSPMSSGDFRFDKTFLDLYKQYIPTAAKNVYDLDEEIAEKVFNDLSQPGHRIGGYPFFTQSDPRDTDEYKNHTILLLQIDSEGSGKDEILWGDCGVANFFIKPEDLEKCIFSNVMYNWDCC, encoded by the coding sequence ATGTCTGAATTCAATGATTTAAGTAAAGAAAATACTGACGATATAATTAATACTGTTGCGTTCAAGAACTTTATGGAGAATTACACACGTACTACATCTTGTCCTTCAATCAAATTGAAGGCTGAAAGAAAAACAACTACAGTTTACAATAGCAAATTAGGAGGTACTCCTTATCTTCCACCTGATTTTGAATATCCATGTAACACTGATAAAGACAGTGACAGTGAGCCATTAAAACTCTTAGCTCAACTTAATTTTGAGGAATTACCTAAACTTAATGGATTTCCTTCAAAAGGGATATTACAATTTTATGCTGCTTGTGATGATTTATATGGGGCTAACTTTGATGATTGGACAGAGCAAACCAGTTTCCGTGTAGTTTACCACAAAGACATAATTAAAGAAGAAAGTCTTTTACAAACATATTCTATGGATGAAGCCCAAAATGAAGAATATTTCCCTTTTGAGAGTGAATTCCTTTTAACTGGAGAGCTTACATCATCACCAATGTCCTCTGGTGACTTTAGATTTGATAAAACCTTCCTTGATTTGTACAAACAGTACATTCCAACAGCTGCAAAGAATGTCTATGATTTAGATGAAGAAATTGCAGAAAAAGTTTTTAATGATCTATCTCAACCTGGACATCGTATAGGCGGTTATCCGTTCTTTACTCAAAGTGATCCTAGAGATACAGATGAATATAAAAATCATACAATATTACTTCTTCAGATTGATAGTGAAGGTAGTGGTAAGGATGAAATTCTTTGGGGTGACTGTGGAGTTGCAAATTTCTTCATAAAACCTGAGGATTTAGAAAAATGTATTTTTTCTAATGTCATGTATAATTGGGATTGCTGCTAA
- a CDS encoding GNAT family N-acetyltransferase translates to MRTEIKNSFKGLEINTERLLIRHIENKDRNDFFEIFSNEETAINDGIRPYVEMDKRYEADFKYISDQMHFAIELKEGNKMIGIMHLTEILERAVECYEIGYDIHYAFRRKGYATEAINAIIEYCFNFLGIEMLVALVNEWNEESISLLNKLGFLQEGKIHKAQKHYKFGVVDQLSFYKER, encoded by the coding sequence ATGAGAACAGAGATTAAAAATAGTTTTAAAGGATTAGAAATTAATACAGAACGATTGCTTATACGTCATATTGAGAATAAAGATAGAAATGATTTTTTTGAAATATTTAGTAACGAGGAAACTGCTATAAATGATGGAATAAGACCTTATGTGGAAATGGATAAAAGATATGAAGCAGATTTTAAATATATATCAGATCAGATGCATTTTGCAATAGAATTAAAAGAAGGTAATAAAATGATTGGCATTATGCATTTAACGGAAATACTAGAAAGAGCAGTGGAGTGTTATGAAATTGGATATGACATTCATTACGCATTTAGAAGAAAAGGGTATGCTACAGAAGCTATTAATGCAATTATAGAGTACTGTTTTAATTTTCTGGGAATAGAGATGTTAGTTGCATTAGTGAATGAATGGAACGAGGAATCAATAAGTTTATTAAATAAACTTGGATTTTTACAAGAGGGAAAAATTCATAAGGCACAGAAACATTATAAATTTGGAGTAGTTGATCAATTGAGTTTTTATAAGGAAAGATAA
- a CDS encoding MFS transporter: MNKKYVPYLIGIPNMGVGLLWAMNMVLIPLLVNTVTKSNTKLGALTSMGAFTGIFVQYIAGMISDRSHFKMGKRKPFMLIGSICAAIFICVMPFASSYIGMFIAAFVFYFSLNFYQGPYYSMIPETVDENQLGLANGFSKVVSVLGSAVIFVVGPSLWEKGHYLPFFLAAALALGSVIITALFIKEKSTNVKSPAKLSFDFLKRPAVMKLYISVFFIFLSYGCITPYFVKYCTTILNLTSNTASTALLLLTISGAIFAAPMGILSDKTERRKVLLIGTLIFTVAIAFGFLCKSAISIYIMLSVVGIGFIAIQVTIYSILAEIVPPERMGEFMGIMNLFISLSQFIATNAMGVFLDKFGFTLFLPIAAIIMFIAFLIIFFSKFPKYKRD, encoded by the coding sequence ATGAATAAAAAGTATGTACCATATCTTATAGGAATTCCTAATATGGGTGTTGGCCTTTTGTGGGCGATGAATATGGTGTTGATTCCGTTATTAGTTAATACAGTTACAAAAAGTAATACCAAATTGGGGGCATTAACCTCAATGGGAGCTTTTACTGGAATCTTTGTACAATATATTGCAGGAATGATTAGTGATAGAAGTCATTTCAAAATGGGAAAAAGAAAACCGTTTATGCTTATAGGTTCAATTTGTGCAGCTATATTTATTTGTGTAATGCCATTTGCTAGCAGTTATATTGGGATGTTTATAGCAGCCTTTGTATTTTATTTTAGTCTTAATTTTTATCAAGGACCTTATTATTCAATGATACCAGAAACTGTTGATGAAAATCAGTTGGGCCTTGCTAATGGTTTTTCTAAGGTTGTAAGTGTACTTGGAAGTGCTGTTATTTTTGTTGTTGGTCCATCTTTATGGGAGAAAGGACATTACTTACCATTCTTTCTAGCAGCAGCTTTAGCTCTTGGCAGTGTTATTATTACTGCACTTTTCATTAAGGAAAAAAGCACTAATGTTAAATCACCAGCGAAGTTATCTTTTGATTTCTTAAAAAGACCTGCAGTAATGAAATTATATATATCAGTTTTCTTTATCTTCTTAAGCTATGGATGTATTACACCTTACTTTGTAAAGTATTGTACAACTATACTTAATCTCACAAGCAATACAGCAAGTACAGCACTATTGCTACTTACAATATCAGGAGCCATATTTGCAGCACCAATGGGTATACTATCTGATAAAACTGAACGTAGAAAAGTTCTTTTGATTGGTACATTAATTTTTACTGTAGCTATAGCATTCGGATTTTTATGTAAGAGTGCTATATCAATATATATTATGCTATCAGTGGTTGGTATAGGTTTTATAGCCATACAGGTTACAATTTATTCTATTTTAGCTGAAATAGTACCTCCAGAAAGAATGGGAGAATTCATGGGGATTATGAATCTATTTATATCACTTAGCCAGTTTATAGCTACTAATGCAATGGGAGTTTTCCTTGATAAGTTTGGTTTTACATTATTTTTACCGATTGCTGCAATTATCATGTTTATAGCATTTTTAATAATATTCTTTAGTAAATTTCCTAAGTATAAAAGAGATTAG
- the uppS gene encoding polyprenyl diphosphate synthase, which yields MVFFIKRLLHKNTFLIPRHIAIVCDGNCRWAKVRNLPKSYGYKASIKPIRRITKKCSKLGVEVLTFYAFSTKSWEKSPEDVDYLMKLFVKFFGSLGKDVGTNIKVKHIGNKSSFSPELVSEIDKIEKLTENNSGMVLNIALNYGGRFEIVDAVTGILKDVEEKVDIDKLSEDSVDKYMLTAGLPDVDLIIRTSGEMRINNFLLWQSSQPNFWATADYWPEFRGGHLKESILHYNRMRKTI from the coding sequence ATGGTCTTTTTTATCAAGAGATTATTGCATAAGAATACATTTTTAATTCCAAGGCACATTGCTATAGTTTGTGATGGAAATTGTAGGTGGGCTAAGGTTAGAAATTTGCCTAAATCTTATGGATATAAAGCAAGTATAAAACCAATAAGAAGAATCACTAAAAAATGTTCTAAATTAGGAGTTGAAGTGTTAACGTTCTATGCATTTTCGACTAAAAGTTGGGAGAAATCTCCAGAAGATGTGGATTATTTAATGAAGCTATTTGTGAAATTCTTTGGAAGCTTGGGTAAAGATGTGGGAACAAATATTAAGGTTAAACATATCGGAAATAAATCAAGTTTTTCTCCTGAATTAGTGAGTGAAATTGATAAAATTGAGAAATTGACAGAGAATAATTCTGGGATGGTTTTAAATATAGCATTGAATTATGGAGGACGCTTTGAAATAGTAGATGCTGTAACAGGAATTTTAAAAGATGTAGAAGAAAAGGTGGATATAGATAAGTTAAGTGAGGACTCAGTGGATAAGTACATGCTTACTGCTGGGCTACCTGATGTAGACTTAATAATCCGAACTAGTGGAGAAATGAGAATAAATAACTTTTTATTATGGCAGTCATCACAACCTAACTTTTGGGCTACAGCAGATTATTGGCCAGAGTTTAGAGGTGGACACTTAAAGGAGTCAATTTTACATTATAATAGGATGCGTAAAACTATATAA
- a CDS encoding choice-of-anchor A family protein has translation MRKTKGIKKVIIFSISMIMIAHSGMIALADTKSKADLGNYDTTINFGVANDFNVFAFGDVTNESDSEGRVAIGGNATLTNYGVGSKLTTISNTRADLVVGGDIDIKGGTNFNGNTVISPNGKVINYTMTNNNKVPNQPIVQNLIDFKSVKAELIKKSNYFASLTPNGKVENQYGTLVLTAEDSKLNIFTFDGANVDGKGTKMEQLCGIKILVPKGSTAIINVTGDNFGFGAYSIFTNAEQKEKILWNLSSATNVFNGSLSIEGSVLAPNANWVINGCGNIEGNFIINSLKMNGGHLEAHCYLFNGMLPTPTPTPTPTPTPTPTPTPTPTPTPTPTPTPTPTPTPTPTPTPTPTPTPTPTPTPTPTPTPTPTPTPTPTPTPIPKPTLTDNKAQQLPKTGTPINTDAVLLFGGSILVVGTGLVLLARRKRPED, from the coding sequence TTGCGCAAAACTAAAGGTATTAAAAAGGTAATTATATTTTCTATTTCAATGATTATGATTGCACATAGTGGAATGATTGCATTAGCAGACACCAAAAGTAAAGCTGATTTAGGAAATTATGATACTACAATTAATTTTGGAGTAGCAAATGATTTTAATGTTTTTGCATTTGGAGATGTTACAAATGAATCTGATTCAGAAGGGCGAGTTGCTATTGGTGGAAATGCAACATTAACTAATTATGGTGTTGGAAGCAAGCTGACAACAATCTCCAATACAAGGGCAGATTTAGTTGTAGGTGGGGATATAGATATTAAAGGTGGAACAAACTTTAATGGTAATACTGTTATAAGTCCCAATGGAAAAGTAATTAATTATACAATGACAAATAATAATAAGGTTCCAAATCAGCCTATAGTCCAAAATTTAATTGATTTTAAATCTGTAAAAGCTGAGTTGATCAAGAAATCTAATTATTTTGCATCATTAACTCCTAACGGAAAGGTTGAAAATCAATATGGAACATTGGTGCTAACTGCAGAAGATTCAAAGTTAAATATTTTTACTTTTGATGGGGCAAATGTAGATGGTAAAGGAACTAAAATGGAACAGTTATGTGGAATTAAGATTTTAGTACCAAAAGGGTCTACTGCCATTATAAATGTTACTGGTGATAATTTCGGTTTTGGAGCATATAGTATATTCACAAATGCTGAACAAAAAGAAAAGATTCTTTGGAATTTAAGTTCTGCTACCAATGTTTTTAACGGTAGCCTATCTATTGAGGGATCAGTATTAGCACCCAACGCCAATTGGGTAATTAATGGCTGTGGTAATATAGAAGGCAATTTTATTATTAATTCATTAAAAATGAATGGTGGCCATTTAGAAGCTCATTGTTATTTATTTAATGGTATGCTACCGACCCCAACACCGACCCCAACGCCAACACCGACCCCAACGCCAACACCGACCCCAACACCAACGCCAACACCGACCCCAACGCCAACGCCGACCCCAACGCCAACACCGACCCCAACGCCAACACCGACCCCAACGCCAACACCGACCCCAACGCCAACACCGACCCCAACGCCGACCCCAACGCCAACACCGACCCCAACGCCAACACCGACCCCAATCCCCAAACCAACACTTACAGATAATAAAGCACAGCAATTACCTAAGACAGGTACCCCAATTAATACAGACGCAGTGCTTTTATTTGGTGGAAGTATTCTAGTAGTAGGAACTGGTTTGGTACTACTTGCTAGAAGGAAACGACCAGAAGACTAA